One Pyxicephalus adspersus chromosome 3, UCB_Pads_2.0, whole genome shotgun sequence genomic window carries:
- the KIAA1958 gene encoding uncharacterized protein KIAA1958 homolog isoform X2, which translates to MEDCLHTSSENLSKLVSWAHSHGTICSLIPNLKHLLSEGSHGTLTAMWGCSAGHAYHWPLTTTCRAGPQERVCFQDSRSFNSDSPSIIGVPSETQTSPLDRYPGRPVKSKLDCNRTGDSCDFSYCSEPSELDEPVEEYEDEATLFDMVCESSITDEDSDFERRVQQSPNISRKRPSGGVNCSISGSQSHIVDEDSSDVIVKKIKQEKPEDYYIVANAELTGGVDGPSLALTQMAKSKNQTSTTSPFVGPSKLPNILPPSLNNELEVQPIASSPLVLQRPPPQKALRPPLSSQNKIPSTPPAVNQQKGIQMQVSTSTGNPSQPINIPLSALQLPGQEKKEVSEETVPPVLNPALSSDMALSPSMNAEPEVSSSQQQPNSIANISSEAAAQSIPAYSTKLNRFPIFHFQDDLKDLCISAVSSNTTKATLYALNVWRYWCMTRGLKDCMDFTKVPAVKLNELLEDFYVTVKKTDGSDFLATSLHAIRRGLDRILKNSGAGFSITSSVFNSSSQKLKEKLRMLNKAGMSGSRSRNIVYFSLADEEEMWRTGCLGDDGPVPLLSSVVKYNSQFLNMRTLQEHADLMYGDIEFLKDANNRPFFARTDSVKRDKQANPSKMCYGQIYHEHSKGQKRCPYCLLYRYMYTHRPPSQMDPNSPFYLTARKEVSGMEKVWYEEQRMGLRSLRGVVPKLARRIKLDNCDNYTFVSFTQTFRKLGPLNNY; encoded by the exons ATGGAAGACTGTCTTCATACATCTTCAGAAAACCTCTCGAAATTAGTGAGTTGGGCCCATAGTCATGGGACAATTTGTAGCCTTATTCCAAACCTGAAGCACTTACTTTCTGAGGGCTCCCATGGAACGCTTACAGCTATGTGGGGTTGCAGTGCTGGGCATGCATACCACTGGCCATTGACTACAACATGTAGGGCTGGTCCTCAGGAGAGAGTTTGTTTCCAGGACAGTAGAAGCTTTAACTCAGACAGTCCTAGTATAATTGGGGTGCCGTCTGAGACGCAAACAAGTCCTTTGGATAGGTACCCTGGGAGACCAGTAAAATCAAAACTTGATTGCAATAGAACAGGAGACTCCTGTGACTTTTCCTACTGTAGTGAACCTTCAGAGCTAGATGAGCCTGTAGAGGAATATGAAGATGAAGCCACATTGTTTGACATGGTGTGCGAATCTTCTATAACAGATGAGGACAGTGACTTTGAACGCAGAGTCCAGCAGTCACCTAATATTTCTCGCAAGAGGCCCAGTGGTGGTGTTAATTGTTCTATTTCTGGATCTCAGTCGCACATTGTGGATGAGGACAGTAGTGATgtgattgtgaaaaaaattaaacaggaaaAACCGGAAGACTACTACATTGTTGCTAATGCAGAACTTACTGGTGGTGTTGATGGTCCCTCACTTGCTCTAACACAGATGGCCAAGTCGAAGAACCAAACTTCCACCACAAGCCCTTTTGTGGGACCATCCAAACTGCCTAACATTTTGCCTCCATCATTAAATAATGAGCTGGAAGTACAACCTATTGCATCTTCTCCACTGGTCCTGCAAAGACCCCCACCTCAAAAAGCTTTGAGACCACCATTGTCCTCTCAAAACAAAATACCATCTACCCCTCCAGCTGTCAATCAACAGAAGGGAATACAGATGCAAGTCAGTACTTCCACAGGAAACCCCAGCCAACCCATCAACATACCTTTATCAGCTCTTCAGTTGCCAGGACAGGAAAAGAAAGAGGTCTCTGAAGAGACTGTCCCACCAGTTCTGAACCCAGCATTGTCTAGTGATATGGCACTCTCACCTTCAATGAATGCAGAGCCTGAAGTTAGTTCCAGCCAGCAGCAGCCAAATTCCATCGCCAATATCAGCTCTGAGGCAGCAGCACAGTCCATTCCAG CATACTCAACCAAGCTCAACAGATTTCCAATCTTTCATTTCCAAGATGACCTCAAGGATCTGTGCATCAGCGCCGTGAGTTCAAATACAACCAAAGCTACTCTGTATGCTTTAAATGTTTGGCGGTATTGGTGTATGACAAGAGGGCTTAAAGACTGCATGGACTTCACCAAG GTTCCTGCAGTTAAACTAAATGAACTTCTGGAAGATTTTTATGTGACGGTCAAAAAAACAGATGGATCAGATTTTTTGGCAACATCACTCCATGCAATACGTAGAGGATTAGACCGGATCTTGAAAAATTCGGGAGCTGGATTTTCTATCACTAGCAGTGTCTTTAATTCTTCATCCCAGAAACTTAAAGAAAAGTTAAGAATGCTCAACAAAGCTGGAATGTCAGGCTCCAGATCACGGAACATTGTTTATTTCTCACTTGCTGATGAAGAAGAGATGTGGAGGACTGGGTGTCTAGGTGATGATGGCCCTGTTCCTTTGTTGTCCTCAGTTGTAAAATACAACAGTCAGTTCCTGAACATGAGGACTTTACAGGAACATGCTGACCTTATGTATGGGGATATTGAATTTCTCAAGGATGCAAATAATAGACCTTTCTTTGCTAGAACAGATAGTGTCAAAAGAGACAAGCAAGCAAATCCCAGCAAAATGTGTTATGGGCAGATCTATCATGAACATTCAAAGGGACAAAAAAGATGTCCGTACTGCCTCCTCTATAGGTACATGTATACCCATCGCCCTCCTTCACAGATGGACCCAAACTCACCATTTTACCTAACTGCACGAAAAGAGGTCAGCGGAATGGAAAAAGTCTGGTATGAAGAACAAAGAATGGGGCTAAGATCTTTGCGTGGTGTTGTCCCAAAGTTGGCCAGACGTATAAAACTAGACAACTGTGATAATTATACCTTTGTTTCATTTACTCAGACATTCAGAAAACTTGGTCCACTCAATAACTATTAA
- the KIAA1958 gene encoding uncharacterized protein KIAA1958 homolog isoform X1: MEDCLHTSSENLSKLVSWAHSHGTICSLIPNLKHLLSEGSHGTLTAMWGCSAGHAYHWPLTTTCRAGPQERVCFQDSRSFNSDSPSIIGVPSETQTSPLDRYPGRPVKSKLDCNRTGDSCDFSYCSEPSELDEPVEEYEDEATLFDMVCESSITDEDSDFERRVQQSPNISRKRPSGGVNCSISGSQSHIVDEDSSDVIVKKIKQEKPEDYYIVANAELTGGVDGPSLALTQMAKSKNQTSTTSPFVGPSKLPNILPPSLNNELEVQPIASSPLVLQRPPPQKALRPPLSSQNKIPSTPPAVNQQKGIQMQVSTSTGNPSQPINIPLSALQLPGQEKKEVSEETVPPVLNPALSSDMALSPSMNAEPEVSSSQQQPNSIANISSEAAAQSIPVSLDEDEVIAELNREQNEKTIRSTQTALRNFRDFIISKYPMETREIYMIPCKELDDYLASFFVDARQKDGSEYEPNSLANYQCGLERYLKEHRYGYSITRDKEFKRSQEALKQKQIELRCKGKGNKPHKSMKLTFADELILRKRGLLSRYNPEGLLNLVWLNNTKAFGHCTGFHGSTLKWGDVRLRVLETGLEFLEWMGQECPDAKVKRAGTECRVYATPHSPQTCPVQDYKEYAQRRPPAMRYEDAPFYLSIKPVVNLAALHWYNCQALGKNKLAKMVKTMCEKGNIPGRKTNFSVYQSCSTLSEAQSNQLVLICNNLSQQAAQSMASHSGTGNFIVSASYDSSSDTA, encoded by the exons ATGGAAGACTGTCTTCATACATCTTCAGAAAACCTCTCGAAATTAGTGAGTTGGGCCCATAGTCATGGGACAATTTGTAGCCTTATTCCAAACCTGAAGCACTTACTTTCTGAGGGCTCCCATGGAACGCTTACAGCTATGTGGGGTTGCAGTGCTGGGCATGCATACCACTGGCCATTGACTACAACATGTAGGGCTGGTCCTCAGGAGAGAGTTTGTTTCCAGGACAGTAGAAGCTTTAACTCAGACAGTCCTAGTATAATTGGGGTGCCGTCTGAGACGCAAACAAGTCCTTTGGATAGGTACCCTGGGAGACCAGTAAAATCAAAACTTGATTGCAATAGAACAGGAGACTCCTGTGACTTTTCCTACTGTAGTGAACCTTCAGAGCTAGATGAGCCTGTAGAGGAATATGAAGATGAAGCCACATTGTTTGACATGGTGTGCGAATCTTCTATAACAGATGAGGACAGTGACTTTGAACGCAGAGTCCAGCAGTCACCTAATATTTCTCGCAAGAGGCCCAGTGGTGGTGTTAATTGTTCTATTTCTGGATCTCAGTCGCACATTGTGGATGAGGACAGTAGTGATgtgattgtgaaaaaaattaaacaggaaaAACCGGAAGACTACTACATTGTTGCTAATGCAGAACTTACTGGTGGTGTTGATGGTCCCTCACTTGCTCTAACACAGATGGCCAAGTCGAAGAACCAAACTTCCACCACAAGCCCTTTTGTGGGACCATCCAAACTGCCTAACATTTTGCCTCCATCATTAAATAATGAGCTGGAAGTACAACCTATTGCATCTTCTCCACTGGTCCTGCAAAGACCCCCACCTCAAAAAGCTTTGAGACCACCATTGTCCTCTCAAAACAAAATACCATCTACCCCTCCAGCTGTCAATCAACAGAAGGGAATACAGATGCAAGTCAGTACTTCCACAGGAAACCCCAGCCAACCCATCAACATACCTTTATCAGCTCTTCAGTTGCCAGGACAGGAAAAGAAAGAGGTCTCTGAAGAGACTGTCCCACCAGTTCTGAACCCAGCATTGTCTAGTGATATGGCACTCTCACCTTCAATGAATGCAGAGCCTGAAGTTAGTTCCAGCCAGCAGCAGCCAAATTCCATCGCCAATATCAGCTCTGAGGCAGCAGCACAGTCCATTCCAG TATCTTTAGATGAAGATGAGGTTATAGCTGAATTGAATCGAGAACAGAATGAGAAAACAATTCGTAGCACACAAACGGCCCTACGCAACTTCAGGGATTTCATTATCTCCAAGTACCCTATGGAGACTAGAGAAATCTACATGATTCCTTGCAAGGAATTAGATGACTACCTGGCTTCCTTCTTTGTGGATGCTAGACAGAAAGATGGATCGGAATATGAGCCAAACAGCTTAGCCAACTATCAATGTGGGCTGGAAAGGTACCTGAAGGAGCACCGGTATGGTTATAGCATTACCAGAGACAAGGAGTTTAAAAGGTCCCAAGAAGctctaaaacaaaagcaaattgaACTAAGAtgtaaaggaaaaggaaacaaaCCACACAAATCCATGAAACTCACCTTTGCCGATGAACTTATCCTTAGAAAAAGAGGATTGCTAAGTCGATATAATCCTGAAGGTCTACTGAATCTTGTTTGGTTAAATAACACTAAAGCTTTTGGACACTGCACTGGCTTCCATGGCTCAACCCTTAAATGGGGAGATGTCAGACTTCGAGTACTGGAGACTGGACTTGAATTTCTTGAGTGGATGGGTCAGGAATGCCCTGATGCTAAGGTCAAGAGAGCGGGGACAGAATGCAGAGTTTATGCCACGCCACATTCACCGCAAACCTGCCCTGTTCAGGACTACAAGGAATATGCACAAAGGCGGCCTCCAGCTATGCGTTATGAAGATGCTCCTTTTTATCTTTCCATCAAGCCTGTGGTCAACTTAGCTGCTCTTCATTGGTACAACTGCCAAGCTCTTGGCAAAAATAAATTAGCCAAAATGGTGAAAACAATGTGTGAAAAGGGTAACATTCCTGGAAGGAAAACAAATTTCAGCGTGTATCAAAGTTGTAGTACCCTATCTGAAGCCCAAAGCAATCAACTAGTGCTGATATGTAACAATCTGAGCCAGCAAGCTGCCCAATCTATGGCTAGTCACTCTGGGACAGGAAACTTTATTGTTTCAGCCTCTTATGATTCTTCCTCAGACACTGCTTGA